In Sphaeramia orbicularis chromosome 9, fSphaOr1.1, whole genome shotgun sequence, the sequence GCCATTGATCAATTTAACCTCCTCAGGAAGTGTAAGCTCTTTTTTCATGTGAACAATCCAGTTTACTTAGATGAGTACTGTTTGCAGAAGCCTGGTGATATAGGCCCTGGTAATTTCTCACCATGGGTCATTGCTTGTAAAGGCTGATGATTTGGCTAGATACCTGAGTCACTGTACTGAGGAGGTGGCACACAGCAGCACTATGTGCCTAGAAATAGCTATTTTAATAGCTACACAACAAGGAACAAGTCATACAACAGTAGTATTATGTGCACTACAACACCAGCCATTGATGGTTACTTATACAGGATATAAAAGCAATGACAGCATGTGTGAGAAAAATGGAGGTTGACATTCTTCACATGGAGCCTTAGTTATGGGAAGATGATCTACTAGCTCTTAACAGCACCTCTCCAGTCTATTGAAAACACTAAATACTGTTTTAATTTCCAAATGCAGTGGGTGAAAAACCAATCCTTCGTTACATCTTTCACATTGTTTCGGGGTAGAGACAGTATGTGCCAACAGCTGCTGGTAATGGCACTGCACCATTGTGTTGAACAGGGAACAATCTGTCTCAATTGCACATATACCATTTGAAAATAACACAGAAAGGCCACCAAATACATGGAAATACAGTAATACAAGACATCCAGTGGGACAGAAGCAGTACCTCTGCAATGAAGGGAGAGCCAATCTCCGcgggaaaacaagaaaaaaaaaaattaacaaaacttttTTGAATAGCAACGATATGACTCATTGACGGTGAAAATGATCTCTATGAACAGCAACAATGATAGTGATAATTCACAATAGCAGGAGTAACAGTTTAAAGTCTGAGTGTGGTTGTATGGACTGTGAAGAGTTTCCGGTATTCCATAAGGGAGTGCTTTTAGGAGCCCATCAGGTCCTGCTCAGCAGATCCATACAAGTCATGAAGGACAGCACATGGCAGCAGCTCAGCACATGGAAAGCCAGGTGGCACTGTACCTCATTGTATCGCTTCCTTCACCAAGAGATGGGCTGTTGTCTAGTTTTTTTAATCCTCTGTTGCTCATTTGTCTCAAGTTACAAatcagacatgtttctttcattcTTCTCTTGTACTTTGATCTCCTTGACATTCTCACATTGCATACTTCTGTGTCCATTCTCTTGCTAATTTGTTGTACCTGTAAAAAAAGATACAGCAtttgaagatgaagaaaaaaaaacgcaTGTGAACTTAGAAAcctttttaaattcataaaaataataagTCACATTCACTGTTGCCAGATCTGGTAAAAGCATCTATGTTTTATACTCACTTTTCCCTGTCAGCCTTGTATGTATGAGCGATCTCTGGTACCAGTGGATCATCAGGATTTGGATCACAAAGAAGAGAGCAGATAGACAATAATACTGCAGAGGAATAAATCACAAAGTTAGTCTTGGAGAAATTGAGGGCAGTTCTTCACGTTTGCAGGTTTTTCTATAAAGACATAAATGGATACAGTACAGCAGTATATTAAGCATCATGACATTCACAGTAAGGAAAAGCTATATAGAAAAATAACTACTCAAACAATTTAGACAATAATGGGATCATAATAATTCATTAAGTACTAAAGTATTTAAAGTTGTACATGTTTAAGTtggattccttttttttttttttttttttttacatttttaaaaagctaTTATCTCTTACCTTTTGAAACTGTAAGAGCAGGAGACCACTGTGATCTTAGAATATCCAGACAAATACTTCCATTGCTGTTGATGTTAGGGTGGTAGATTTTTGTTGTGAATGCAACCTGggaataaatatataaagaacATGCATTTTATCACAGGTGAATAAATGACTGAAAGTGAGCAACTGAAAAATGCCTTACTACTCACTTTAGGTGGTTTGAAGGGGTAATCTGTGGGGAAGTGAATGGTGAGGAAAAACACTCCACTTTGATATGGGCTGTCACtctgtcaaaataaaacaggacacATAAACAGTTAGCTTTGTGAACAGCAATCTGATGTTTTTGTAcatacttataatgggtaaagaTAAAGTTTCACTTACTGGACCCATTATTGTTGCCTGCCAATGAAACACTGAAAAAAGATACACTACACATTTAACAAAAATGCTAATACATAGACAAAAATATATTTGGAGTGGCCTTAAAACTTGTAAATTGTACTATGGTATAATTATGCCTAGCAATACATAAACACAGAAACCAATGAACTACTTACAATCATCTCCAACTGGTCCAGCAGAACACTGAGCTGGTGGGTCCCTCTGGAGGTCTGACAGCTCCTAAAAGCAGTCACATTAAGTATCAGCCTACATTCATTTTAGAGTTACACTTACAGCAGCTTAAATAAAAGCAGTGAGCTCAAAAATGTATGGTTGAAATACATCCATAAAACTCTAAACTCTTTAACAGACTATATGCTGAGGTTATGTTATAATGCATTTTACTCACTGATTACATTTCCTACCAGTTGTACTCCTTTGCAGGGCAGCTGTGTACATGACTGCATAGCTGACATCTTTATTATTAATGACTACCTACCATCACTTACAGTTATCACCCcgagaaaggtggttttgaaaaCAGTTGACTTTACAAATGTTTGTCTCATATTGAGGCATCATATTGAAACAAACTACAATAGTTTGTGATTTGTTTGTTATATTACTGGCCTTAAATAGCATTGACAAATGAGATACCGTTTAGCAAAGAGGATAAAGCGCAGGCAGCAAAACAACAGATGCTAAAATAGAAATTAACCCTGTTATCTAATATCTCTTGAAATAAAGACTATCTATTCTGTTATATAAATACACACTGTGGCCTGCTCCAGTGCCCCATTTGCCATTCCATATATGGGAACACTGACACGAGGGTTCAAATTTGGCAACCAGCTGTCATTCAGCGACCAACACATCATCAGCTATAATCTCTCTGGCTAACCGCAAACATAAAGCCAACTGACAACCGAATAAATTAAGTCAATAGCAGACAAGTACCCAAATCAAACCTCAGACCAAAGCACAAACTAACGGTAGCCACTTGCTAGCTTGGCACAGCTACGTTGGATGGTTTTAGGTGACGTTAGTCACCTTAAGTAGAGTACTACTTCTGACAAGTTAAGTTACCCAAGTATCAGGGAAAAACACTTATTTAACACATCCATATAGCAGTTGTGAGAATGGCGGCGCTGCCAAAACAGTTATTTATAACTAACGTTTCTGTAGCAATGCACCAACAGGGCCACCACCAGTGGTTAGCTCGTCTTTGTCTATGAATTATTTTAAAAAGGAGCAGAAAAATGAAGTAATTAGGGATAATTCAAGCTACATGACATGGCCACACACCTGTATTATATTTACAGAGGATCTCATATCCCGAAAAATGTGTCGTCTAAGTGGTATAACTAACATATGAAAGAAATAAACACTCACCTTCTGAATTCTTTTCAACGCCATTGCTTGTATGGCTATGCTAGGTAGCCTGTCAGCTAACAGTTAGCACTTCACACATACAATTTGGGTTCTGTGGCCGCGTACTTTCAAATCACAGCTTACGTATAATAGTAAATTGCGTCTGACTTATACCAGGCTTGGGGCTTTTGGTGTCTAGTTCAACCTTTGCGTCAAAATGTTTGTAAAATCTTGGTCTTTCTTTAGCTTGCAACACAACAACCGAGATGTTACACTCTGCTTTCTCATCCCTGCCGTTATAGCTCTCGGTGCCTGGCAGGCAGCTGTGGTAATATCGCGAGAATTTACTTTCAGCTCGTGAATTGAAAATGATTAGTGATTTTCCATGGCCTTGGTTCAAAAGTAAGTACTGTCGTTCATCACACAGATAAAGATGATATAACTCCTAAATTTGATGCCTCATATAGGCGAATTCATTTCCAAATTAGCTTTAtgtgacattttattttttatgatctAAAGTGAATTTTATCACTCCCAGTAACATATTGTGATGCAAAACCAGTGCAATGCCTTTAAGATATTGCTAATTTACCTGCTCCTTACTATTATACTTAGATTAAAGCAATGTTTATCTTGTATTAAACTCATTTTATTATACTAATCATTAAACATGTCTTCATAGTAATAAACTCGTTATTTGCATTTGAAGAAAAACTATCAAAAATTATGCAAATTCActtacttttcattttattttccataCAGTCTTAGTATATGAAATGTTTTAGAATACTGACTTTGCTGACAATTTTAGTACATTGTATATTTATGGCAATAACTGTTACTAACAAAAATCTCTTTTTTCCAGTTTGACACAATAACTTTGACACTGTATAGACTATGTCAttgacaaaacaataatgataaaaatgCTAAGATATTTTCTTGCTGAGGGATACAACAGTACAACAGGAGCATGAGAAGTTACGGTCATGGTAAAAAATAACCTCCTATCGTCAAAactccttttttgtgtgtgacacGTTTTTTATAATAGGATGAATATtttctgtacaaaaaaaaaaaaaaaaacagcggcagtgagatcataataaaataacacttttgtTTGAAACATATTGTCAGGGACTTTAACACAATAACTTTGTCCAGGTGTCCACAAGATGTCACTATTTGAAAAGGGCAAAAAGACAGTATAGGAGCCAAGACCCTGAATATGATGCTTTGATATGAAAGGTTTTTGTACCTATAATGCCACCAGTTTACCAATTAAATATTACATGCTCCAAAATAAATTGATTACATTTATTGGTTTCAGATTAGTCAGTTCAAGTACAGATATGCATGACAATGGAGCAGCAAAGTAGCCTACTATGAAGGcaaatctgtgtgttatttacaaGTAcataagaagaaagaaaaagactaTAGAATTGTTCATTCAACACCCAATCATTGTAAAGGCATATTCATCTGAGTCAGCTGCATGCTCTGGTTTCTGCACAGCCTTGTCTTGCAAGGCCTCCTCTCTTTATATGTCTTAAACAAGGGTGAAAAAAGAGCTCTCATTATTTTAGTGAGTATGTATGAATGGGTTGCAGTGTTCATTCTTCTTAAATGGCTGATTCAGTGTCAGGTTGAGGATCCTATCGTCAGTGTGACACTGAGAGGGACCATTTTCCTTTGGAAAGCTGAAGATTCCTTTAGATAATATCTTATTGTTTGCTCATCTCTGTGCTCTCAATGACCTGCCTGTCCTCGGGGCCTGTCTGTAATCAGATTCAGCCAGCAGCAGAGGTAGCAGTT encodes:
- the ube2d4 gene encoding ubiquitin-conjugating enzyme E2 D4, encoding MALKRIQKELSDLQRDPPAQCSAGPVGDDLFHWQATIMGPSDSPYQSGVFFLTIHFPTDYPFKPPKVAFTTKIYHPNINSNGSICLDILRSQWSPALTVSKVLLSICSLLCDPNPDDPLVPEIAHTYKADREKYNKLAREWTQKYAM